In Mongoliitalea daihaiensis, one DNA window encodes the following:
- a CDS encoding xanthine dehydrogenase family protein molybdopterin-binding subunit produces MKLLKTNRRDFLKKSGQLLIGFQLFPLLNCTTKEDELHAIYNGIPERPHLGRELIDSWIRLDSEGHVTVLTGKKELGQGIRTALIQIAADELQVDINRCHIINGDTGQTANEGYTAGSNSIEGSGKAIRQAAAEAKFFLVQLASERLDVPLESLTIKDGSIYAADNRQVSYWELLDGQYYKRHITGNAPILEPAQHQYVGKPIPREDIRQLVQGKAHFVHDLSFPDMVHARVLHPPSYGAQLEELKKDKITALPGISDVLVDGNFVAVIAEREYQAVKAWEKMKVIAVWEKPSIETMPSQLFSDMRKHAQKPEVIRTDPKTISSISNAELRLKASYQKPYHMHASAGPSCALAKWTEEGLTVWSPTQGVYPLRATLSDLFSLDPEKIRCIGVPGSGCYGHNGADDVSAEAAIIAQKYPNKTIRLQWMREDEHQWEPYGSAMILDLEAGISADGYLQAMESNLWSDTHSTRPNGQAGHFVSARHLEKSIPFNKRGFSGGAYRNAIPLYIVPHYNLYLHNYEGPLRTSALRGLGAYANIFALESFIDELASLAGLDPFVFRIQNLQDPRAIAVLEELRDKTNWASRNSQENKGYGIAFSQYKNSAAYFAVLAEVELSSDKKSYTLQKLTGVIDAGQCINPDGLINQTEGGMIQSASWTMMEAVSYDENGILSRDWNSYPIISSKDIPVVEVQIINRPELPPLGAGEAAQGPVAAAIANAVFDCTGTRVRELPIKI; encoded by the coding sequence ATGAAACTCTTAAAAACCAATAGACGTGATTTTTTGAAAAAAAGCGGGCAATTACTCATTGGCTTTCAACTGTTCCCCTTGCTCAACTGTACAACCAAGGAAGATGAATTACATGCTATATACAATGGAATACCTGAGCGACCTCATTTAGGGAGAGAATTGATCGATTCTTGGATACGGTTGGATTCAGAAGGACATGTCACGGTCTTGACCGGCAAAAAGGAACTTGGACAAGGTATTCGAACCGCACTTATCCAGATTGCAGCTGACGAACTTCAAGTGGATATCAACCGATGCCACATTATTAACGGTGACACCGGGCAAACTGCCAATGAAGGCTACACAGCAGGTAGCAATTCCATCGAAGGAAGTGGGAAAGCCATTCGTCAAGCAGCAGCAGAGGCTAAATTCTTTCTAGTACAATTAGCATCAGAAAGACTGGATGTACCCCTAGAATCCTTGACCATCAAAGATGGAAGCATTTATGCCGCTGATAATCGTCAAGTGAGTTATTGGGAATTATTAGATGGGCAATATTATAAACGGCATATTACTGGAAATGCTCCCATCTTAGAACCTGCCCAACATCAATATGTAGGCAAACCCATTCCTAGAGAAGATATTCGGCAATTGGTACAAGGCAAGGCCCACTTTGTCCATGATTTGAGTTTCCCAGATATGGTTCATGCCCGTGTGCTACACCCTCCTTCTTACGGAGCCCAATTAGAGGAATTAAAAAAAGATAAAATTACAGCACTCCCAGGAATTTCGGATGTACTTGTGGATGGTAATTTTGTAGCAGTGATCGCTGAACGAGAATATCAAGCGGTCAAAGCTTGGGAAAAAATGAAAGTCATAGCCGTTTGGGAAAAGCCTAGCATTGAAACCATGCCTTCGCAGCTTTTCTCAGATATGCGTAAGCATGCACAAAAACCGGAAGTTATACGAACAGATCCGAAAACTATTTCAAGCATATCCAATGCCGAACTCCGCTTGAAAGCCAGCTATCAAAAGCCCTATCACATGCATGCATCAGCGGGCCCATCTTGTGCGCTAGCCAAATGGACCGAAGAAGGATTAACCGTATGGTCGCCAACCCAAGGAGTGTATCCTTTGCGAGCTACACTTTCAGACCTCTTTTCCCTAGATCCTGAAAAAATCCGTTGCATTGGGGTTCCGGGGTCAGGATGCTATGGACACAATGGGGCAGATGATGTTTCAGCTGAGGCAGCAATTATCGCTCAAAAGTATCCGAATAAAACTATCCGCCTGCAATGGATGCGGGAGGATGAACATCAATGGGAACCCTATGGTTCGGCTATGATTCTTGATTTGGAAGCAGGGATATCAGCAGATGGCTACCTGCAAGCCATGGAAAGTAACCTATGGTCAGACACCCATAGCACCCGCCCAAATGGTCAAGCAGGTCACTTTGTATCAGCAAGACATTTGGAAAAATCCATTCCATTCAACAAAAGAGGATTTTCCGGTGGAGCCTATCGCAATGCCATACCTTTGTACATTGTACCACATTATAATCTTTACTTACATAATTACGAAGGGCCATTGCGTACCTCAGCATTACGGGGACTTGGTGCATATGCAAATATCTTCGCCTTGGAATCCTTTATAGATGAATTGGCGAGTTTAGCAGGATTAGACCCATTTGTATTTAGAATCCAAAACCTTCAGGATCCACGAGCTATCGCTGTATTAGAGGAACTGCGAGATAAAACTAATTGGGCTAGCCGCAATTCACAGGAAAATAAGGGTTACGGCATCGCATTTTCCCAATACAAAAATTCGGCTGCCTACTTTGCTGTACTTGCCGAAGTTGAACTAAGTTCCGATAAAAAATCTTACACCCTTCAAAAGTTAACCGGAGTAATCGATGCGGGACAATGCATCAATCCCGACGGACTGATTAACCAAACTGAAGGTGGTATGATCCAATCCGCAAGTTGGACGATGATGGAGGCCGTATCCTATGATGAAAATGGGATTTTGAGTAGAGATTGGAACAGCTACCCTATAATCTCTTCAAAAGATATTCCCGTTGTGGAAGTTCAAATCATCAATAGACCTGAACTCCCTCCCTTAGGTGCTGGAGAAGCTGCACAAGGGCCAGTAGCCGCAGCCATTGCCAATGCCGTGTTTGATTGTACAGGGACAAGGGTTAGGGAATTGCCGATTAAGATTTGA
- a CDS encoding (2Fe-2S)-binding protein yields the protein MNKSIELHINGERKLLEADPEEPLLYILRNDFALKGPKFGCGLHQCGSCMVLSNGEASYTCRIPCATFEGKKIQTIEGLSQNGKTHPIQEAFFDVQAAQCGYCVNGMIIAALALIKDVPKPSEKEIKEALSKVICRCGTHSRFVDVVKKFTSTT from the coding sequence ATGAATAAATCGATTGAACTGCATATAAATGGTGAGCGAAAACTATTGGAAGCAGATCCAGAAGAACCATTGTTATATATCCTGAGAAATGATTTCGCACTGAAAGGCCCCAAATTTGGATGCGGATTACATCAATGCGGTTCCTGCATGGTTTTGTCGAATGGAGAAGCGAGCTATACATGCAGGATACCTTGTGCCACTTTTGAAGGAAAAAAAATTCAAACTATTGAAGGACTATCCCAAAATGGAAAAACCCACCCCATACAAGAAGCATTTTTTGATGTTCAGGCAGCGCAATGTGGGTATTGTGTTAATGGAATGATCATAGCAGCACTTGCTCTGATTAAGGATGTGCCAAAACCCTCGGAAAAAGAAATCAAAGAAGCGCTCTCTAAGGTCATTTGCCGATGTGGTACTCATAGCAGATTTGTCGATGTGGTTAAAAAATTCACCTCAACTACTTAA
- a CDS encoding c-type cytochrome: MSIKRSLLSVPLRFGYVMMFFFLLLGSGVMAANPEVSDSEEAIAAGKSIFNTNCKTCHRLDQKNVGPALRGVTDRHSIEWTTKFIRNSQALIATGDAEAVAIYNEYNQLAMPPHEFLSDDDVMNLLAYIEYGDKAEAVAATGDGGGAVAQGGGSGIPSEYLTIILAVLVVVLLLILIVLGLIISILTKYLGNQNLEEDDKEYINQRFDFKKLVKSDAFVLIVTALVVALVAKTAIDGLYSVGIQQGYAPTQPIAFSHALHAGQYEMECQYCHTGVELGKSANIPSANICMNCHMHIQNVGGQDGMSPEIAKIYAAVEENRPIEWVRIHNLPDLAYFNHAQHVAVGGIECQTCHGPIEEMEVVYQHSTLTMGWCIDCHRQTDIKAQGNEYYDKLVQLHSSSKGSLKVKDIGGLECSKCHY, translated from the coding sequence ATGTCGATCAAGCGCTCTTTATTAAGTGTTCCCTTGAGATTTGGGTACGTGATGATGTTTTTCTTCCTACTATTAGGAAGTGGGGTCATGGCTGCCAATCCTGAAGTCTCAGACAGTGAGGAGGCAATTGCTGCCGGAAAGTCTATCTTCAATACCAATTGTAAAACCTGTCACAGATTAGACCAAAAAAATGTTGGTCCAGCTTTGAGAGGCGTTACAGACAGGCATTCGATAGAATGGACTACAAAATTCATTCGTAATTCTCAGGCTCTCATTGCCACAGGTGATGCTGAGGCTGTAGCCATTTACAATGAATACAATCAATTGGCCATGCCGCCACATGAATTTTTGTCAGATGACGATGTGATGAATTTGTTAGCTTACATCGAGTATGGTGACAAAGCCGAGGCAGTAGCTGCTACAGGTGACGGAGGTGGTGCCGTTGCACAAGGTGGAGGTTCTGGTATTCCAAGTGAATATTTAACAATTATTCTTGCTGTACTTGTTGTCGTTTTATTATTGATTTTAATTGTTTTGGGACTAATCATCTCAATTTTGACCAAATATTTGGGCAATCAGAATCTAGAAGAAGATGACAAAGAATATATCAATCAACGATTTGATTTCAAAAAGCTTGTTAAAAGTGACGCTTTTGTTCTGATAGTTACTGCCTTAGTTGTAGCTCTAGTAGCTAAGACAGCAATTGATGGTTTATACTCAGTAGGTATTCAACAAGGCTACGCTCCAACACAACCAATTGCATTTTCTCATGCTCTACATGCAGGTCAATATGAGATGGAATGCCAATATTGCCATACTGGTGTTGAACTTGGTAAATCGGCAAATATTCCTTCTGCCAATATCTGTATGAACTGCCACATGCATATCCAAAATGTAGGTGGTCAGGATGGTATGTCGCCTGAAATCGCAAAGATATATGCGGCAGTAGAAGAAAATAGACCTATTGAGTGGGTTCGTATTCACAACTTACCAGACTTAGCATATTTTAATCACGCACAGCACGTAGCAGTAGGTGGCATTGAATGTCAAACTTGTCACGGACCTATCGAGGAAATGGAGGTTGTATATCAGCATTCCACGTTAACGATGGGTTGGTGTATAGACTGTCATAGACAGACAGACATCAAAGCTCAGGGCAATGAGTACTATGATAAATTAGTTCAACTTCATTCCAGCTCCAAAGGATCACTTAAAGTGAAAGATATTGGTGGTTTGGAATGCTCTAAGTGTCACTATTAA
- a CDS encoding TAT-variant-translocated molybdopterin oxidoreductase, whose translation MKENKKTYWKGLEELTNDESVVRNAEREFPEGPSNLDGSSRRDFLKMMGFSLAAASLAACEAPVRKAIPYVNKPVDINPSIPNYYASTFASGGDYASIVVKTREGRPIKIDGNELSPISQGGTSAIVEASVLSLYDKQRVAGPMIDGEKVEWAALDAQVKSQLASAGSVKIVTNTILSPSTEKALQQFAEAFGGAEIISYDPVSSYGITKAAELTYGTAMLPTYRFDKASVIVSFAADFLGTWISPIEFAKQYSKTRKITKEKPEMSRHFQFESNLSLTGANADYRTPIKASQTGLAVLALYNALAKKAGGATFNAAAVDVAYLDKAANELWANRGKSIVVASSNDPNVQIVINAINDLLDNNGVTVDFSTPSYFRKGNDVNMNQFVADLKSGRVGGVVFYNCNPVYDYVKGAELGEAIAKAKVSITTNGTLDETASLVKMVAPDHHYLESWNDFNPRKGHYSLSQPVISPLFNTRQAQDSFLTWAGNDTNYYDFLQENWKSSFFASQSEIATFQEFWDRTLFNGVYTVESSSSPVNGSADLVVAASGITKVYKADNAGTELVVYTKVGIGSGAFSNNPWLQEMSDPISKATWDNYLTVSQAWAAEQGLKMFEGATKKAKVTIGEKSILVPVMVQPGQAKGTVGLALGYGRSKAGRVADGVGVNAYDLLTNANGFTTYDITDGVSIELTSDSYKIAQTQTHQTYMDRQYVIQESTLPEYKENPSAGRDFPKVYMEGEFVKPSKISLWKGHRYSNHHWGLAIDMNSCIGCGACTVACQVENNVSVVGKEEVLNRREMAWIRIDRYYSSPEGASSNKELEAAADNPEVIFQPMMCQHCNNAPCETVCPVAATTHSSEGLNQMTYNRCIGTRYCANNCPYKVRRFNWFKYHDNKAFAAVNVAQNDDMGKMVLNPDVTVRARGVIEKCSMCVQRIQSGKLTARKEGRRVQDGEINTACATACPTNAIVFGDMNDPESNITKMLKIEDNNDSPTKEVGEERAFHVLEYLNVNPNVWYFTKIRNKDKSEA comes from the coding sequence ATGAAGGAAAATAAAAAGACCTACTGGAAAGGGTTAGAAGAACTGACAAACGATGAGTCAGTTGTAAGAAACGCTGAAAGAGAATTCCCAGAGGGTCCTTCCAATTTGGATGGCTCTTCTCGTAGAGATTTCTTAAAAATGATGGGCTTTAGCTTAGCTGCTGCTTCTTTAGCAGCGTGTGAAGCACCTGTCAGAAAAGCAATCCCTTATGTAAACAAGCCGGTTGATATCAACCCTTCCATACCTAACTATTATGCATCTACTTTCGCTTCTGGCGGGGATTATGCTTCTATCGTAGTTAAAACACGTGAAGGTAGACCTATAAAAATTGATGGCAACGAGTTGTCTCCTATATCTCAAGGTGGTACTTCTGCAATCGTAGAGGCTTCCGTATTATCATTATATGATAAGCAAAGAGTTGCAGGGCCGATGATTGATGGTGAAAAAGTTGAGTGGGCTGCACTTGATGCTCAAGTGAAGTCTCAATTAGCTTCTGCTGGTTCCGTCAAAATTGTCACGAATACTATTCTTTCTCCTTCCACAGAAAAAGCCTTGCAACAATTTGCTGAAGCTTTTGGAGGAGCGGAAATTATTTCCTACGACCCAGTTTCTAGCTATGGTATTACCAAAGCAGCTGAATTGACTTATGGTACGGCTATGTTGCCTACCTACCGATTCGATAAAGCCTCTGTAATTGTAAGCTTTGCAGCCGATTTCTTGGGGACTTGGATTTCCCCAATTGAGTTTGCAAAACAGTACAGCAAAACAAGGAAAATCACGAAAGAAAAGCCAGAAATGTCCAGACATTTCCAGTTTGAGTCCAATCTTTCCCTTACTGGAGCAAATGCAGATTACAGAACACCTATAAAGGCTTCTCAAACTGGCTTAGCGGTGCTTGCATTATACAATGCATTAGCTAAAAAAGCTGGTGGTGCTACATTTAATGCGGCAGCAGTTGATGTTGCTTACTTGGACAAAGCAGCAAACGAACTATGGGCTAACAGAGGTAAATCTATTGTAGTTGCCTCCTCAAATGATCCTAACGTACAAATTGTAATTAACGCTATCAATGATTTGCTTGATAACAATGGTGTTACGGTAGATTTTTCGACCCCATCTTACTTTAGAAAAGGGAACGACGTCAACATGAATCAGTTTGTTGCTGATTTGAAATCAGGCAGAGTGGGTGGCGTTGTATTCTACAATTGTAACCCAGTGTATGATTATGTGAAGGGTGCTGAACTAGGTGAAGCTATCGCTAAGGCTAAAGTTTCTATCACTACCAATGGTACGTTGGATGAGACTGCTTCCTTGGTGAAGATGGTTGCTCCTGATCATCATTATTTGGAGTCATGGAATGATTTTAATCCAAGAAAAGGGCATTACAGCTTATCACAGCCTGTTATTTCACCTTTATTCAATACGAGACAAGCTCAAGATTCTTTCTTGACTTGGGCTGGAAACGATACTAACTATTATGATTTCCTTCAGGAAAATTGGAAATCATCTTTCTTTGCTTCCCAATCAGAGATTGCTACATTCCAAGAGTTTTGGGATAGAACATTGTTTAATGGGGTTTACACCGTCGAAAGTAGTAGTTCTCCTGTAAATGGTTCCGCTGATTTAGTGGTTGCTGCAAGTGGAATTACCAAAGTGTACAAAGCAGATAATGCTGGTACTGAGTTGGTCGTGTACACAAAGGTAGGTATTGGTAGTGGGGCATTTTCCAATAACCCTTGGTTACAGGAGATGTCAGATCCAATTTCCAAAGCTACTTGGGATAATTATTTGACAGTATCACAGGCTTGGGCAGCAGAGCAAGGACTAAAAATGTTTGAAGGCGCTACCAAAAAAGCTAAAGTTACTATAGGGGAGAAGTCAATCCTTGTTCCAGTGATGGTACAGCCTGGTCAAGCAAAAGGTACTGTAGGTCTGGCTTTGGGTTATGGTAGATCCAAAGCAGGAAGAGTTGCAGACGGTGTCGGAGTTAATGCCTATGATTTACTAACCAATGCAAATGGCTTTACCACTTATGATATCACAGATGGTGTGAGCATAGAGTTGACGAGTGATTCTTATAAAATAGCTCAGACTCAAACTCATCAGACTTACATGGATAGACAGTATGTTATCCAAGAGTCGACATTGCCTGAATATAAAGAAAATCCATCTGCTGGTAGAGATTTCCCTAAAGTATATATGGAAGGGGAGTTTGTGAAACCAAGCAAAATTTCTTTGTGGAAAGGTCATAGATATTCTAATCACCACTGGGGGTTAGCCATTGACATGAACTCCTGTATTGGTTGCGGTGCTTGTACTGTTGCTTGTCAAGTTGAGAATAACGTGTCAGTAGTTGGTAAAGAAGAAGTGTTGAATAGAAGAGAGATGGCTTGGATTCGTATCGACCGATACTATTCCTCTCCAGAGGGTGCTTCTAGTAATAAGGAATTGGAAGCTGCTGCTGACAACCCTGAAGTTATATTCCAGCCAATGATGTGTCAGCACTGTAACAACGCTCCTTGTGAGACGGTATGTCCGGTTGCTGCAACAACACATTCCTCTGAAGGTTTAAATCAAATGACTTATAACAGATGTATTGGTACTAGATATTGTGCCAATAACTGTCCGTATAAGGTTAGAAGATTTAACTGGTTCAAGTATCATGACAATAAAGCTTTTGCTGCAGTTAACGTTGCACAAAACGACGATATGGGAAAAATGGTATTGAATCCAGATGTAACAGTGAGAGCTCGTGGTGTTATTGAGAAGTGTTCCATGTGTGTGCAGCGAATTCAATCAGGAAAGCTTACTGCAAGAAAAGAAGGTAGAAGAGTTCAAGATGGTGAAATCAACACTGCTTGTGCAACTGCTTGTCCTACGAATGCGATTGTTTTTGGTGACATGAATGACCCTGAAAGCAATATCACCAAGATGTTGAAGATCGAGGATAACAATGATTCTCCGACAAAAGAGGTGGGTGAGGAAAGAGCTTTCCACGTGTTGGAGTACTTAAATGTAAATCCGAATGTGTGGTACTTTACCAAAATTAGAAATAAGGATAAATCTGAAGCGTAA